The stretch of DNA ATACATCAGTAATCCACAATCCTGATACACATGATCAGGCACTTTAAATCCCGCTTTAGAGAAGAGGTCATTTGCCAGATCGAATCCAACACGACCTAAATCACCCGTGACGATCAGGTCGTAATCGTCAAAGGAGCGTTTAAAGTCTCTAAAATGCCCTGTAATCGTATCCACAGCGGCTGGGGCCATCGCGCCGCCCATGTTGAACGGATCACTCACACCCATATCGACCACTTTCCCGATCGTTGCGCCTGTGACTCGTATATTAGACGTTTTAGAAGCTTTATTCGCTGGCTGTAGAATAGCCGAACCCGCACCCGTCACTGTCCACTGTGCTGTCGGTGGCTTCTGTCCGCCATACTCGGTGGGATAACGAAATTGTTTTTCTGCCGAAGAGTTGTGGCTCGCTGTTCCACACATAACAGTTTCAGCGGCCCCACTGTCCACTAACTGCGCGGCCAATGCTAACCCTTCCATTGAAGTGGAACACGCGCCAAATATACCTAGAAAAGGGATAGATAACGTCCTGGCAGCAAAACTACTGGTGATTAGTTGCGCCATCAGATCCCCGCCCAGGAAGAATTGTACATCCTCTTTTTGGACGCTCGCTTTCTCCATCGCTGTCTGGCAAGCATCCTCTAACAGACGTTTTTCTGCTTTTTCCCAACTATCCTCTCCTAGTCGAGGGTCATCATGTACGAAATCAAAGTCCTGTCCTAGAGGGCCTTTACCTTCATAAGGACCGACTACGGCAGCTGACGCTGTGATGGCGGGCTTTGTTGAGAAGGACCAACTTTGTTCTCCTTTTAACATGTTAAGAGCCCCCTAACCTCATGATTATTTCTCGTACTAATGCGACAACAAAAGCGGCAACCGTGCCATAAACGATAACAGGGCCCGCAATTCTAAACATGTTATTGCCAACCCCTAGCACAAAGCCTTCACTCTTATGCTCAATAGCGGCAGAGGACATACTATTAGCAAATCCAGTGACGGGGACCGCAGTTCCAGCACCGGCCCATTGCGCAATGTGATCATATACACCGAATCCTGTCAAAAGCACCCCGATAAAGATCATCGTTGCAACGGTAGGGTCGCCGGCCGATTTCTCTGTAAAGTCAAAGAAGGCCATGTAAAAAAAGGTAAATGCCTGCCCAATCGTACAGATGAACCCACCGACTAGAAAAGCTAATATTAAATTTCTAAGTAAAGGTTTCTTAGGTTCTTTGCCTTTCATAAACGTTTGATATTCTTGCTGAGGTTGAGTGAGCTTATTTTGCTTTTTTGACATGTTCCAACACTCCTATGTTCTGAGCAGCATTTCGTTGTTAGTGTATCCATTTCTGCTCAGAACATGAGCAACACTCACCGTTGCACAAATAAAACTACCGATCTAAGCCTTTGCGTGAACGACTGAAGCATTGATAGGAAACTAAACCATTAGCCAACCTGCGACAGCTCCCACTATGACGACAGACCAAGCAGGAAGCTTCCAAAAGCTGAGCATAGCAAATAGGATCACAGCCAACACAAAATCAATGGGGCGTAATATCGTACTCGTCCAGATCGGGTCGTAAAGTGCCGCCAGTAAAATGCCAACAACTGCTGCGTTAACCCCTTTTAATGCTGCTCTAACCCCTTTTATTTGTTGTAATTTCCCCCAAAAAGGGAGCGTTCCGATCAATAAAAGAAAGCCAGGTAAAAAAATTGCACTTGTGGCTAGTAATGCCAGAGGCCATCCCCCCATGACGGCACCTAAATAAGAAGCAAAAGTAAACAATGGACCCGGTACAGCTTGTGCGGCACCATAACCAGCAAGAAAGGCCTCACTACTTACCCACCCCAACGGCACCATCTCTCTTTCCAGTAATGGTAGAACGACATGTCCTCCCCCAAATACAAGCGCGCCCGCCCGATAAAAGCTGTCAAATATCCCAAGGATATCGGCGTTATCTCTTACGAGAGGTAGGAGTAATAACAAGGTCGTGAATATAAGTAAACAAATGGTACCCGTTGTTTTAGAAATAGGGATATTGACATCGGATGGCTCTCCCTCGGTCTGTTTTCTCCATAAGACAAAACCAACGATCCCGGCAAGGATAATCGCGACAACTTGCGACCAAACTTGAACAAATAGGAGCGTGAATGCCATCGCTAATATGGCGATCGTGGCACGTGATGCATCTGACGCTAGTTTTTTTCCCATTCCTAGCAAGGCGTGGGCCACAATGGCGACAGCCACTACCTTCAAGCCTTGTATATAGCCTTGGTCTAACAAGTCTGTCCCTTGTAAAAAGCCAACAAAAAGCACCAATAACAATATAGAAGGAAAAGTAAAACCGACAAAAGACACAAAGCCTCCGAGTAAGCCTCCACGTACAACACCGATACCAAATCCTACCTGACTACTCGCAGGACCTGGTAAAAACTGACACAAGGCCACTAAATTTGCGTATTGCTCCTCTGTTAACCATTTCCTTTTTTTTATGTATTCCTCGTAAAAATAACCTAGGTGTGCCACTGGCCCTCCAAAACTCGTTAAACCGAGACGAAGCGAGACTAAGAATATTTCCAACCACGTTTTCAGCATGTTCCCCCACTCCTTTACTGACAGTTCCAATACCATGGTTATTTTACTATGCAAAATGGCACATCGACAATAAAATTTACACCCATTGGACAAGTAAAGGTAGATGATCTGATGCCTCAGAACGTCGGTTAATAACCTCAGCGTGGGTGACTTCGACATGTTTACTGACAAAGATGTAATCAATGCGCATCCGAGGCTCATGGGATGGAAAAGTGCCAGAATGCGTGTCTTTACGAAAAAAAGACAACCACCCGCCCTGAGACTTGCCATGAGCCTGTATCCAAGCATCATTGAACTGATCGGTGACCATAGACCACAGTCTCGAGGACGGCTTCATATTAAAGTCGCCCATCAGGACAACCGTTTTACCATTATGCTCTGATTGCGTGGCTTTTTCTAATAAGAAAGACAGCTGCTTTTTCCTCAAGAGTGGGTTCAAACTGATATGGGTCACAAAGATATCAAGCGGTTTGTCCCCCTTTTGTATGGTTGCTTCAAGCACAGAACGTCCTTCTGCTCTAAAAAAATCAGGCGCGAGCACATGTGCTTCTGCCTTATTTATGGGATAACGAGAAAGTAACGCATTCCCGTATTCCCGTCGCTGATGATGTCCTTTTTGAGGTATCGATATTGAGGGGGCAAAAAAGTGATACATCCCTAATTTTTTGGCCAACCACGCTGCTTGGTCATCATGCATACTTCTTTCGGAATACATTCGGTCTACTTCATTTAAACCCACCACATCAGCCTCTACAGATGAAATAATAGACGCAATTCTTTCTAACTGATACTCTTGGTCTGTCCCACGTCCATGACGTATGTTATAAGTTAAAATTCTCATGTATCACATCACGATCCTCGCTTTTGCATATTCTTTTCCTCTTGTCTTTCATAATTTATTTATTTCTGTAAACCATAAAAAATATTTAACCTTACCGTGTAAAGGGAGGAGTTTCCTTGAAGAAGAAAGTGCTTTTTATATTAGTTGACTCACTTATGCCACAATTGCTTGAGCACGCACTTGACAAGCGACTCGTTCCTGGGTTTGAGTTTCTCACGCAGCATGGCACCTATTCAAATGATGTTGTTACCGTTTTTCCAACGATGACAGCGTCCATTGATACGTCTATGATTACAGGGGTTTACCCTCATGAGCACGGTGTACCTGGTTTGGTTTGGTATGACTCTGAAAAGAAAAAAATAATTAATTATATTAACGGGGCTAAGTGTGTCGCCAAAATCGGAATAAAGGATTGTGCTAAAAATGTGGTGTTTGATCTTAACGAGGATCATATGAGCAAAAATGTGGAGACCATATTTGAAGCGCTAGCGACCGAAGGGCTTTCTAGTGGTAGTATTAATTTAGTTGCTCACCGCGGGACATCGACCCATCAAGTCAAATTACCTACGCTCGTTAAATCGCTCGGCTGTCTTAAGGGGGATTCTACCGTACCTGGTCCGAATATCATGACTTTAGGACAACTCGTGTACCCTGAGACACTACAATCGTATGTCAAACAATCATCTTCTGCCAGTCCACTTCAACGGTACGGTGTGAATGACACTTTCGCCACAGAAGTCTGCAAAAAGCTGATTCAAGAAGATCAATTACCCGATTTTACCATGTTGTACCTTCCTGATCATGACCATCAAGTACATATCAAAGGCCCTCAGCATGCTGAACATTCTCTCGTGAAGGTCGATCAATATATTCAACAAATTTTATCTGCGTTCGGCTCTTGGGAAAAAGCACGAGAACAAGTGACTTTCATCATTACCAGCGATCACGGACAAACTTTCGTCGGCAAACAAAACGTTTACAATATAGATTTAGACAAGGTATTGAATCGGTTAAATATTCCCCCGCTAGGTTCGCCTGTTGATGAAACACATCAGCTCGTCGTTTGTAACAATGAAAGAATGGCTTATCTGTATCCTTTAAAGCAAGATGTAGAACAAAAGGTGATCGACACACTCAAAGAAGAGAGTCGAATTGATATCCTCGCATGGAAAGAGAAGGATACTGTTCATATACTACAACCCGGTAGTGAAAGACGATTACAATATAAGATGAACGGGCCTCAAACGGATACGTACGGTCAAAAATGGGAACTAAAAGGTGATCTAAAGATATTGGATTTGGACGTTACGGATGATGGGAAGATCAATTACGGAGATTATCCAGATGTTTGTTCAAGACTATATGGCGCTCTATTCTCTCAAGATTGCCCACTGATGGTCGTTACGTCTCGCCCGGGCTATGAATTTAAGTCAAGATATTTCCCTACACATAATGGCGGTGGAAGTCATGGTTCATTACATCTCAATGATTCCACTATACCGTTCATCGTCAGCGAAAAATTGGAAAAGAAACAGCTTCCTAAAAGACTAGTGGAGTTTAAGTCTTTTTTCCTTGATATGCTCCACCGAAAAGTACACCACAAATAGGTGTACTTTTTTTCGTGGTAACACTTGACAATTTATTTATTGTAAGTTATTATTAGTTGAACATAAAAAATTAAACCATTTCATACGATTGAAGATTTTGTTGATTCACACCTTATCAAGGCGTTATCATCACTCGATTCGTTGATGGTATCCCTTGATAATGTGTGAATTTTTATTTACGATGAGTAAATTGGATTAACGCGTTAAATATTAAATTTTTTTTGGAGGTTTGTAACATGCAAACAGGTACAGTTAAATGGTTTAATGCTGAAAAAGGCTTCGGTTTCATCGAACAAGAAGGTGGAAGTGACGTATTCGTACACTTTTCTGCTATCAACGGTGAAGGTTTCAAAACATTAGAAGAAGGACAACGCGTTGAATTCAGTATTGTTGAAGGTAACCGTGGACCACAAGCAGAAAACGTTGTTAAGCTATAAATAACATTTTTGCTAAGTTAAAAAAGCAGCCCTTAGTGGGTTGCTTTTTTTTGTGTGGTTGTTTTGTCCACACTTTCAAAAATTCCTCTTGTTCCTGATGCCTTGCCATGCCTAGGCTGGCCCATCTCAATTTTATCGAGGTCTTTAGGCATAATCCAACGTGAATAGGAAAAGATAAGCTTACACTGTTGGATAAAGGAGGTTAATCATGAAGCAGAAGTTAATTATCTTACTATGTGTGTCTCTTATAGCGGTTACTACGATGGGGGCATCTGGATTTGCGCAAACAAACACTAATACAAATACAAACACGAACACTGAAAATATGCGCATGAACGATACCACCACGAATCCGCATATGAGAGACAATGCACCCATGAATACTTATGATAATACGACCACAACCACTAGAGCTGATGATGATGATACAGACTGGGGTTGGTTAGGTTTAGTTGGGTTGGCTGGTCTGTTAGCATTTAGAAAACGTGACAACGACCAGAACAAATAACCCTGTTAAAGTAGAAACATCCCCCAATAGTTGGGGGATGTTTATGTTTTATGGGGCATTTAACCCTTAATATTAAAGCTCATGGGTCCACACGTTCCTATAACTCAATGTAAAAGGAATGCTCTGGGTGCTTATGGATCGTTTCAAAGTTGGGGTCCCTACTCAGTTCATCGTCTAAATTTTGTGGCGAAAACCAGAGACCTTTTACCTCAAACTCATAATCTGCCCCGTAGTAATAGCAGAGCCATATGAGTTTAGAACAATATATCGTATCCCACGTCTCAGTCATGTCTTTAGAAGGCGTAAAAGAAAATTTTGGTTTGTTAATCCCCTTCTCTAAATTTTCCTGATACGCTTTATGATACTCTAATCCCCATTGCACTGCTTGTTCCCCCATTTCTGGATCCACCGGCCTGAAGTGAGCATAGCGCTCACGCCCATCGAAAAATGTTGAGACAGGGTCTATGCTAATACTCTCAGTTCTGCTTACAGACTCGAGTATACGCTCCTGATTTATCACCAATGCGGAATGACCGATATAACCTGATGGTATACCACTCGCATTGTCACTCGCCACGAGAATATCACCCGCTCTAAAATCCTGTCTTCCTAGCTCAGAAGGCCTCGTATGACTAGTCACTCGTATCACGTAACGTTCTTGCACATATTGTGAACGTCCATAATCGTGAACTTCTCCTGAAAGCATTAAAAAATGAGACCCCTTAGGAAAATGTCGTTTATTAAGTATAAATGTCTGTCTATTCACAACTGTGGTTAAATATTGATTATCTAAGTAGATGTGAATATGCATGTGGGCCAAAGGCTGGTTAACCCTAAGCATGATACGATCCTGCCCATCAAAAACTGAGAAATAACGCGTCGTCTTCCGCATTTACCTCCCCTCCTCCGATATCACAGTATATGCGCTCAATCGGAAGAAGTGTGTTCACTTAAAGCATAGAGAAAAGGATCACATCAACACTACTTCATTAATTATGCTAAATGCACATAAAAACCAAGACCTTTAACGTAAGGGATCAAGTGATCCTATTGTTGAACCACTATATTTTAAATGCGCTCATTGTAGTTGTGACGCATGAATTGCTATTTTGTTATAATTGGTAAAACTAATGATGGGAAGATGGAAGGACGTGATCATTTGCAACCCAACCGAAAGCCGAACCTGCTGGTATCTGAAAAATCCCCGTATCTGCTCCAACATGCTTATAATCCCGTCAACTGGTTTCAATGGGGAAAAGAAGCTTTTACGAAAGCAAAAAATGAAGACAAACCCATATTCCTGTCTATCGGTTACTCCACTTGTCATTGGTGTCATGTCATGGAACGCGAGTCTTTCGAAGATGAAGAAGTAGCGAAAATGCTTAATGAGCACTTCATCTCAATTAAGGTTGACAAGGAAGAAAGACCTGATATTGACCATATTTATATGACGGTATGTCAAGCCCTTACGGGTCAAGGCGGGTGGCCGTTGACGGTGTTTCTCACACCTGAACAAAAGCCCTTCTATGCTGGGACCTATTTTCCCAGGCAAAGTATGTATGGACGCCCTGGCTTAGTCGAGCTTTTAGACCATATCCAGCAATTATGGGATACGGAGAGAGAGAAAATTAACGCGACGAGTGATAAAATTACACGAGCCATACAGGAGCCAAATACTCAATCGTTTCAACAGAAACTATCCACAGATGTACTAGAGGATGCCGCCGACCAATTGGAGGACATGTACGATGAAACACATGGTGGATTCGGTCAAGCGCCTAAATTCCCCTCACCTCATCAGTATTTATTCCTGCTACGAGAGTGGAAGAGAACAGGGAACGGTACGTATTTAAAAATGGTTGAACGATCTCTTATGTCCATGCATCGTGGCGGCATTTACGACCATATTGGCTACGGTTTTGCCCGTTACTCTGTTGATCGTTATTGGCTGGTCCCTCACTTTGAAAAAATGCTATACGATAACGCTTTGCTTGCTTATACTTATTTGGACACTTTTCAAGCGACAAAAGACTCTTATTTTGCTAGCATTGCCGAGGAAATATTTGATTATGTTCACCGTGAGATGACCTCGTCCGAGGGTGGATTTTATTCAGCACAAGACGCTGATTCAGAAGGTGAAGAAGGAAAGTTCTACGTTTGGAACCCTCTAGAGATTAATGACATTCTCGGTGACCAGCTAGGATCGCTATTTTGTGACTATTATGATGTGACAAACGAAGGGAACTTTGAAGGTAAAAATATCTTGAATCTGATTGAGAGCCCAAGTCACGCGTCTTTCGCTCAACGTAAGGGCATGTCACCGGAGGAGCTGACGCTTAAGCTGAAGGAAGCCAGAGAACATTTATTCACTTATCGCCAAGGGCGTGTCCCCCCACATAAAGATGATAAAATCCTCACTTCATGGAATGGATTGATGATTGCTGCTTTAGCTAAAGGTGGCGCCGTGCTCCAAAGTGAAGTATTTATTGATCGTGCCGAACAAGCCTTATCCTTCATTGAAGATCACTTAATTGATCATAATGGAAGACTATTAGCGAGATACCGTGACGGGGAAGGTAATCTGAAAGCGTACATTGACGATTTCGCTTTTTTAATCTTTGCTTTGCATGAGTTGTACTTTGCCACCGGTCAAGTCATCTATGTTGAAAAAGCACAACACTATCTCAAAAGTGCTGTTAAATTGTTCTGGGACGAAAAAGAGGGTGGGTTCTTCTTCTACGGCCGTGACGCGGAACAACTTTTAACCAAACCGAAAGAACAGTATGATGCAGCCATACCGTCAGGGAATTCTGTGATGGCACTGAACTTGGTGCGTCAATTCCATCTCACAGGGGACCCCGTAGTTAGAAAGTATATGGACGAACAATTGGCCCTATATACCGACAGCGTTTATCATTACCCTGCCGGTTATACATTCTACCTTTGCGCCTTACAAATGGTGCTCAGCGGACCTGAAGAAATAGTACTGGTGGAAGGAGAGAATAAGGAACATTATCAAGAGGCACTGACCTCTATCACTCAATCGTTTAGCCCCTTTTCTGTCTTGGTTCAAAAGACTAAAGCTAAAAAAGCTTCCTTAGACCAATTGACGGAGATGCACAAAGATAAATTGAGCATGGATAACAAAGTCACCCTTTATCTTTGTCAAAATTTCAGTTGTCAGACACCTATTGTATCGGTTGAAAATATACAGAAAAACTTTGATCACACTTAGTAGTGTGAATTATAACCAGAAATAATAAGCAGATATCAGTTCAAAACGCCTGGTTGGATCATAAACCAGGCGTTTCGTTTTTGAACTATGTGAAATTTGGATTCAAGTGGAGTAAATGAGTACGAGTGTGAGCTCCCCTTCCACCCATGATAAAAGCGAGATGAACTCAGAAATGCGATATGAAGAGATGTGCTGGAGAGTTTATCTACCGCTTTTATGAAGGTCTTCTTTCCCTAATAGGGGTTCTCTGGTTACTTGTATACCTTTGAACCTTCCTGGACAAACGCTTTTGCTTTCTCTTTCATGCCTTCCTCGATCACTTGCTCTTCGCTCATCCCTTTTTCACTTGCGAGTGCTCTAATATCATGAGAGATCCGCATTGAACAAAATTTGGGCCCACACATGGAACAGAAATGTGCTGTTTTAGCCCCTTCTGATGGCAGCGTTTCGTCATGATACTCCCGTGCTCGCTCAGGATCCAACGACAGATTAAACTGATCCTTCCACCTGAATTCAAAACGCGCCTTGGAAACAGCATCATCCCTTTTTTGAGCATGTGGGTGACCCTTCGCAAGATCTGCTGCATGCGCCGCAATTTTATAAGTGATGACCCCTTCACGTACATCATCTTTGTTCGGTAAACCTAGATGCTCTTTCGGTGTCACATAACATAGCATGGCTGTACCGTACCATCCGATCATTGCAGCCCCAATAGCTGAAGTGATATGATCATATCCCGGCGCAATATCCGTTGTAAGAGGACCTAAGGTATAGAAGGGCGCTTCTTTACAAATCTCTAACTGCTTATCCATATTCTCTTTAATCAAGTGCATGGGCACATGACCAGGCCCCTCAATCATCACTTGTACGTCATGTTTCCAAGCGATGTCCGTTAACTCACCTAGCACCTCCAGCTCTGCAAATTGGGCCTCATCATTCGCATCCGCGATTGATCCTGGACGAAGCCCATCTCCTAACGAGATCGAAATATCGTACTGCTTCAATATTTCGCAAATGTCTTCAAAATGCGTGTACAGAAAGCTCTCCTCATGGTGTGCCAAACACCATTGCGCCATGATGGACCCGCCACGGGATACTATTCCTGTCGTACGCTCGGCTGTTAGCGGTATATGGCGTAGTAAAACACCAGCATGAATGGTGAAATAATCGACACCTTGTTCGGCCTGCTCAATTAAAGTATCACGATAAACCGCCCACGTTAAATCTTCAGCGACGCCATTCACCTTTTCCAAAGCCTGATATATGGGCACTGTTCCTACTGGTACAGGAGAATTGCGTATAATCCATTCCCGTGTGGTGTGAATATGCTTACCTGTAGATAAGTCCATAATGGTGTCTGTCCCCCATCGAGTGGCCCATGTCATCTTTTCAACTTCTTCCTCTATTGAGGAATGAACAGCGGAAGTGCCAATATTGGCATTAATCTTAACATGAAAATGGCGACCGATAATCATGGGTTCACTTTCAGGATGATTGACATTAGCGGGGATAATGGCTCGGCCACGGGCCACCTCCTGACGGACAAAGTCGGGATCCATTCCTTCTCTTATAGCGATAAACTCCATCTCTGGGGTGATGATGCCCTTTTTAGCGTAGTGCATTTGAGTCACATTATGTCCTGGTTTTGCCCTCAAAGACTTTTGCTTCGTTATAGGGAACCTTTCTATGTTTGGGGATGCCATTTGGTGGGGGATTAATCCATCGTCTTCAGGTTTCAAGTTTCGACCTTCATAAAATTCAACATCTCCGCGTTCGATGATCCACGTGTGACGATGGGCTGGTAATCCTTGACGAATATCAAGGTCGACGTCGGGGTCTATATACACCCCACTCGTGTCGTAAACGCGTATAGGTTCATTCTCTACCACTTCACCTGTTGTTTCTCTCGTAGGCGTCAGTTGAATCTCTCTCATGGGCACTTTAATATCTGGTCTCGAACCCACTTTATAAACCTTTTTACTGTTTTCAAACTGTGACCTAAATGTCATGGTTAATGGATCTTGGCTTGTCAAAACAAACGCTCCTTCCCCACTCCAGTCTCTACTAGAACCACCTGAAATCCCAATACTTTGCGTAAGGTAAGGCTAAGCCTGTGTCACTTAAAAGCCTCATAAGACTAATTTAAAGCATTAAAAAACGGGTCCTAAGAATAGGAACCCGATCGGTTTTAATTGGAAACTGAAATTCACGCCAAGTCTTCATGCTGTTACATGTGTACGAATAGATGTTCATTAATGTATAACGATGATTGGCTTGTGAATGGCCCAACTACTTCCCTACGCTGGTACTAACCAGATCAGGTTCTAAGGGTCGAAGAATTTAGAACGCACTCTTCTCTCAGTCCAAGCTACAGGACTCCCCTAGTAGAGTATGAAGTTTTATATTTTAATGATGCTCATGGTTAATATTACCAAACATGACGAGATGGGTCAACCTTTATACGCAACCCCACCTATCAACATACATTTTAAATATAGAGTCACGTTTGGGTTTGATCTTCTTCAGGGCTTTGAGTGTCGTTTCCATTCTTGCTCTTCCAATGGACCTCAACCTCGGTTACACGATGAGGATTCGTTTTGAGTTCTTTGATCATTCTGGTTCCTCTACGTGCTCTTGTGTGTTGAGTCAGCTCATCAAGTTTTAATCTCTTAACGGTTTGTCTGTGAGTATGCATTTTGACAGTCTCAAAATCACGTATATCATGAAACAGTATACCGTCAACCACTTCATCATCTTTAAGGTTAATGCCCTTCACACCGCCTGCTTTAACCCCCATCACACTCACTTCTTCCTCTTCAAACCACAGGGCAAAGCTCTGTTGTGTGATCAGTAAGAGCTCATGATGCCCTTGGGTACGATACACTCGTACGACTTCATCCTCACCTTTTAGCTTTATACCCACAATAGGTTTGGAGTAACGTTGCACTTTATACTCTGATAGTTTGGAACGTTTGACCATGCCTTGCTTCGTTATGAAGAGGAGCATGTCATCCGTTTGATCAAAATCTTCTACACTGTAGGCGGACAATATACGATCATCTTTATCTATCGGGATTAAATTAGAGATATGTTGCCCCATTTCTTTCCACTTGATATCTGGTAGCTCGTGGACAGGTAGGTATAGATAATGCCCTTTTGACGTAAATAGTAATAACGTATGCGTCGTATTTGATGTGAGTAAATGGCATAATTCATCCTCATCCTTCATCCCGACCTCATCTTCATTGGAGGCGGCATACGACCTCATGCTCGTGCGCTTCACATAGCCGTCACGCGTGACGGTAACCATCACATCTTCGGATGGCACCATCACTTCTAGGCTAACCTTGAGCTCTTCTATTTCCGCCTGAACCTCCGTCATCCTAGCATCTCCGTACGTATCTCTTATCTCTTCTAATTCTTTTTTAATGACTTGTACCAACTTCTTCTCACTGGCAAGGATCGCTTCGAGCTTCTTAATCTTCTTCTCTAGCTCTTTAGCTTCCTTCTGCAACTGTGTCACATCTGTGTTCGTTAAGCGGTATAACTGTAAGCTCACAATGGCTTCCGCTTGAGGTTCTGTGAATCCAAAAGAGGAAATGAGATTACGCTTAGCATCCCCTTTATCCTTAGATGCACGAATTTTAGCTATCACATCATCTAATATGGAAAGGGCGTGTATTAGGCCTTCGACAATATGGGCGCGATCCTTTGCTTTACGTAATTCGTACTGACAACGATACGTCACCACTTCTTTTTGATGCGTCACATAAGCCTCCAATAAGCCTTTGAGGTTCATAAGTTGTGGCGTTTTATTGGATATAGCCACCATGTTAAAGTTATACGTGATTTGTAGGTCGGTATTTT from Caldalkalibacillus salinus encodes:
- the thiC gene encoding phosphomethylpyrimidine synthase ThiC, whose translation is MTFRSQFENSKKVYKVGSRPDIKVPMREIQLTPTRETTGEVVENEPIRVYDTSGVYIDPDVDLDIRQGLPAHRHTWIIERGDVEFYEGRNLKPEDDGLIPHQMASPNIERFPITKQKSLRAKPGHNVTQMHYAKKGIITPEMEFIAIREGMDPDFVRQEVARGRAIIPANVNHPESEPMIIGRHFHVKINANIGTSAVHSSIEEEVEKMTWATRWGTDTIMDLSTGKHIHTTREWIIRNSPVPVGTVPIYQALEKVNGVAEDLTWAVYRDTLIEQAEQGVDYFTIHAGVLLRHIPLTAERTTGIVSRGGSIMAQWCLAHHEESFLYTHFEDICEILKQYDISISLGDGLRPGSIADANDEAQFAELEVLGELTDIAWKHDVQVMIEGPGHVPMHLIKENMDKQLEICKEAPFYTLGPLTTDIAPGYDHITSAIGAAMIGWYGTAMLCYVTPKEHLGLPNKDDVREGVITYKIAAHAADLAKGHPHAQKRDDAVSKARFEFRWKDQFNLSLDPERAREYHDETLPSEGAKTAHFCSMCGPKFCSMRISHDIRALASEKGMSEEQVIEEGMKEKAKAFVQEGSKVYK
- the parC gene encoding DNA topoisomerase IV subunit A, whose protein sequence is MALIDKILDLPFEEVMGDRFGRYSKYIIQERALPDARDGLKPVQRRILYAMHQEGNTADKPFRKSAKTVGTVIGNYHPHGDTSVYDALVRMSQEWKVRKRLVEMHGNNGSIDGDPQAAMRYTEARLSPLASELLRDIDKQTVTFAPNFDDSDQEPTVLPSRFPHLLVNGSTGISSGYATDIPPHNLIEVIDAVIMYLEQSEVSVDELMTVLKGPDFPTGGIVQGIDGIKQAYETGKGKVVVRAKSSFDVMRGGREQIVITEIPYEVVKANLVRKIDELRIDKKVEGIAEVRDETDRTGLRIVIDLKKDADAEGILNYLYKNTDLQITYNFNMVAISNKTPQLMNLKGLLEAYVTHQKEVVTYRCQYELRKAKDRAHIVEGLIHALSILDDVIAKIRASKDKGDAKRNLISSFGFTEPQAEAIVSLQLYRLTNTDVTQLQKEAKELEKKIKKLEAILASEKKLVQVIKKELEEIRDTYGDARMTEVQAEIEELKVSLEVMVPSEDVMVTVTRDGYVKRTSMRSYAASNEDEVGMKDEDELCHLLTSNTTHTLLLFTSKGHYLYLPVHELPDIKWKEMGQHISNLIPIDKDDRILSAYSVEDFDQTDDMLLFITKQGMVKRSKLSEYKVQRYSKPIVGIKLKGEDEVVRVYRTQGHHELLLITQQSFALWFEEEEVSVMGVKAGGVKGINLKDDEVVDGILFHDIRDFETVKMHTHRQTVKRLKLDELTQHTRARRGTRMIKELKTNPHRVTEVEVHWKSKNGNDTQSPEEDQTQT